From Bradyrhizobium sp. NDS-1, the proteins below share one genomic window:
- a CDS encoding helix-turn-helix transcriptional regulator, with the protein MDAVKPPGIFIHQYTGLPHGPAFEQWRERAFGPCGLDIGPSHGDSIDCRLQVSVVDNIVLAIPEGASAQYSRTQSHLADGSDDLVLIAAHAGHVRVGQNGHTVDLAPAQMVLVDMAITGTVGHTDENRFTSIRMPRRALLDINPRAEDKLSQVLVDGAVAETVLRYHALAAHHAPHLDAVGQRLTAQHMVDLVGLLLGTDAEHASLARGRGHAAARLDLMRADVMAALGRNDLCLSEIATRSGLSPRQAQRLFEQAGTTFTEFVLEQRLLHARKLLGDPRARTRKISDIAHSSGFSDLSYFNRAFRKRFGATPSELRET; encoded by the coding sequence ATGGATGCAGTGAAGCCTCCCGGCATCTTCATTCACCAGTACACCGGCCTGCCCCACGGCCCGGCGTTCGAGCAGTGGCGCGAGCGGGCCTTCGGCCCCTGCGGCCTCGATATCGGGCCGAGCCATGGCGACAGCATCGATTGCCGGCTCCAGGTCAGCGTGGTCGACAACATCGTACTCGCCATTCCCGAAGGCGCCTCCGCGCAATATTCCCGCACCCAGAGCCACCTCGCCGACGGCAGCGACGACCTCGTCCTGATCGCCGCCCATGCGGGCCACGTCCGCGTCGGGCAGAACGGCCACACCGTGGATCTTGCGCCCGCGCAGATGGTGCTCGTCGACATGGCTATCACGGGCACCGTCGGCCACACCGACGAAAACCGCTTCACCAGCATCCGCATGCCGCGCCGCGCGCTGCTCGACATCAATCCGCGCGCCGAGGACAAGCTGTCGCAAGTGCTCGTCGACGGCGCGGTCGCCGAGACCGTCTTGCGCTACCATGCGCTCGCCGCCCATCACGCGCCGCATCTCGACGCGGTGGGCCAGCGCCTGACGGCGCAGCACATGGTCGATCTCGTCGGCCTGCTGCTCGGCACCGATGCCGAGCACGCAAGCCTCGCGCGCGGACGCGGCCATGCGGCGGCCCGTCTCGACCTCATGCGCGCCGACGTGATGGCCGCGCTCGGCCGCAACGATCTCTGCCTGTCCGAGATCGCGACGCGCTCGGGCCTCAGCCCGCGCCAGGCGCAGCGCCTGTTCGAGCAGGCCGGCACGACCTTTACCGAATTCGTGCTGGAGCAGCGCCTCTTGCACGCGCGCAAGCTGCTCGGCGATCCCCGCGCCAGGACACGCAAGATCAGCGACATCGCGCATTCCTCCGGCTTTTCCGATCTGTCCTATTTCAACCGCGCCTTCCGCAAGCGCTTTGGCGCGACGCCCTCGGAACTGCGCGAGACGTAA
- a CDS encoding anti-sigma factor domain-containing protein, translating into MAYSEDHIALAAEYALGTLDADERAQVETMMAVDEAFAGIVQGWAFRLGALNQMVGSVEPRPIVWENIRSEIARTAPAQQPPGPADIAPPPIPPIETAPPEAPSEQPPQPQPPEAGQPEPIRSGSDAIPDIAPVFMPQVHAPDPEVVRTPQAPIADDTNVIRLESRVKRWRNIASAVGALAAALLVTLSLQILNPDALPGPLRSPPRIQTVEVKTPVPPLTPSAQYVALLQGQGGGPAFILTIDGATRNFTVRKVGATPEPGKSFELWLISDKLPRPRSLGVISSGDFTARPLLASYDAEVVNGATYAVTVEQAGGSPSGQPTSSPVFSGRLIETVPPSQPQAPAQK; encoded by the coding sequence ATGGCTTACTCGGAGGACCATATCGCGCTCGCCGCGGAATATGCGCTCGGCACCCTCGATGCCGATGAGCGCGCGCAGGTCGAGACCATGATGGCTGTGGACGAGGCGTTCGCCGGCATCGTGCAGGGCTGGGCCTTCCGGCTCGGCGCGCTCAACCAGATGGTCGGCTCGGTGGAGCCGCGTCCGATCGTGTGGGAGAACATCAGGTCCGAGATCGCGCGCACGGCGCCTGCGCAGCAGCCGCCTGGTCCGGCCGACATCGCGCCGCCACCAATTCCGCCGATCGAAACTGCGCCGCCGGAAGCGCCGTCGGAGCAGCCACCACAACCGCAGCCTCCCGAAGCAGGGCAGCCCGAGCCGATACGTTCCGGGTCCGATGCGATTCCTGACATCGCGCCCGTTTTCATGCCGCAGGTCCACGCACCCGATCCCGAGGTCGTCCGGACGCCGCAAGCTCCAATCGCCGACGACACCAACGTGATCCGTCTCGAAAGCCGCGTGAAGCGCTGGCGCAACATCGCATCCGCCGTCGGCGCGCTTGCGGCTGCGCTGCTCGTGACGTTGTCGCTACAGATACTCAATCCCGACGCGCTGCCGGGCCCACTGCGTTCGCCGCCGCGCATCCAGACGGTGGAAGTGAAGACGCCGGTGCCGCCGCTCACCCCCTCCGCGCAGTATGTTGCCTTGCTGCAGGGCCAGGGTGGCGGCCCCGCCTTCATCCTCACCATCGACGGCGCGACGCGGAATTTCACGGTGCGCAAGGTCGGCGCGACGCCGGAGCCCGGCAAGAGCTTCGAGCTCTGGCTGATCTCCGACAAGCTGCCGCGTCCGCGCTCGCTCGGCGTGATCAGCTCCGGCGATTTCACCGCGCGGCCGCTGCTCGCCTCCTATGATGCCGAGGTCGTCAACGGCGCGACCTACGCCGTCACCGTCGAGCAGGCCGGCGGCTCGCCGAGCGGCCAGCCGACCTCGTCCCCGGTGTTCTCCGGCAGGCTGATCGAGACCGTGCCGCCGTCCCAGCCGCAGGCGCCCGCCCAAAAGTAA
- a CDS encoding sigma-70 family RNA polymerase sigma factor yields MLTPAELVGLIEAVAKGDQAAFERLYAATRAKLFGVVLRILRRQDLAEEVIQETYVKIWNSAGRFDPALSSPITWMASIARNSAIDIVRKKSEVSIEEEPQAMEVAADSPDPLARREMTEELKRLLECIGRLEPDRQRLVLLAYYNGWSREQLAEKFSAPVNTVKTWLRRSMLDIRECLGL; encoded by the coding sequence ATGCTGACGCCAGCAGAGCTGGTCGGGTTGATTGAGGCGGTGGCAAAGGGCGATCAGGCCGCGTTCGAGCGCCTCTACGCCGCCACACGCGCGAAACTCTTTGGCGTCGTGCTCCGTATCTTGCGCCGACAGGATCTCGCAGAGGAGGTCATTCAGGAGACCTACGTCAAGATCTGGAACAGCGCGGGCCGGTTCGATCCGGCCCTGTCGTCGCCGATCACGTGGATGGCCTCGATCGCGCGCAACAGTGCGATCGACATCGTGCGCAAGAAGTCGGAGGTCTCCATCGAGGAAGAGCCTCAGGCGATGGAGGTGGCGGCCGACAGTCCCGATCCGCTGGCGCGCCGGGAGATGACCGAAGAGTTGAAGCGGCTCCTGGAGTGCATCGGCCGGCTCGAGCCGGACCGTCAGCGGCTCGTGCTTCTCGCCTATTACAACGGCTGGAGCCGCGAGCAATTGGCGGAGAAATTCTCAGCTCCCGTCAACACGGTGAAGACGTGGCTCCGGCGCAGCATGTTGGATATCCGGGAATGCCTCGGATTGTGA
- the fliJ gene encoding flagellar export protein FliJ, which produces MKSRDTLIRLKKFQVDEKRRRVTQIETMIADFQRMSTDLEREITTEQERAGINDPSHFAYPTYAKAAIQRRENLTRSADELKGQLDEAKAALAEAFEELKKVELLDERDQARERAEENAREQADLDSIGLMRARIGAVA; this is translated from the coding sequence ATGAAGTCACGAGATACCCTCATTCGCCTGAAGAAGTTTCAGGTCGACGAAAAGCGCCGCCGGGTCACCCAGATCGAGACCATGATCGCCGACTTCCAGCGGATGTCGACCGATCTCGAGCGCGAGATCACGACCGAGCAGGAACGTGCCGGGATCAACGATCCCTCGCACTTTGCCTATCCGACCTATGCCAAGGCGGCGATCCAGCGCCGCGAGAACCTGACCCGCTCGGCCGACGAGCTCAAGGGCCAGCTCGACGAAGCCAAGGCTGCGCTGGCCGAGGCCTTCGAGGAGCTGAAGAAGGTCGAGCTGCTAGACGAGCGCGACCAGGCCCGCGAACGTGCCGAGGAGAATGCCCGCGAGCAGGCCGATCTCGACAGCATCGGTCTGATGCGCGCCCGCATCGGCGCCGTCGCCTGA
- the fliI gene encoding flagellar protein export ATPase FliI, with product MKALAEQIGDIDGINIYGRVVGVRGLMVEVAGPIHAMSVGARLVIETGANRSIPCEVIGFSGNNAVVMPFAGLDGVRRGCKAVIANAANQVRPSAAWLGRVINALGEPIDGKGPLPQGSSPMPFRNTPPPAHSRKRVGSPLDLGVRAMNTFLTCCRGQRMGIFAGSGVGKSVLLSMLARNVDAAVSVIGLIGERGREVQEFLQDDLGEEGLARSVVIVATSDEPALMRRQAAYLTLAVAEYFRDENKDVLCLMDSVTRFAMAQREIGLSAGEPPTAKGYTPTVFTELPKLLERAGPGLGEGAITAIFTVLVDGDDHNEPIADAVRGILDGHIVMQRSIAERGRYPAINILKSVSRTMPKSADPQFWPVIQKARAVMATYADMEELIRLGAYRAGSSPEVDEAIRLHEPLEAFLRQRKDENASLADGYRQLAQILGDLETER from the coding sequence ATGAAGGCTTTGGCCGAGCAGATCGGCGACATCGACGGCATCAATATTTACGGACGCGTGGTCGGCGTGCGCGGCCTGATGGTCGAGGTGGCCGGTCCCATTCACGCGATGTCGGTCGGCGCGCGGCTCGTGATCGAGACCGGCGCCAACCGCAGCATTCCTTGCGAGGTGATCGGCTTCTCCGGCAACAACGCTGTCGTGATGCCGTTCGCCGGCCTCGACGGCGTGCGCCGCGGCTGCAAGGCCGTCATCGCCAATGCCGCCAACCAGGTGCGGCCGTCAGCGGCCTGGCTCGGCCGCGTCATCAATGCGCTGGGCGAGCCGATCGACGGCAAGGGGCCGTTGCCGCAAGGCTCCTCGCCGATGCCGTTCCGCAATACGCCGCCGCCGGCGCATTCGCGCAAGCGTGTAGGTAGCCCGCTCGATCTCGGCGTGCGCGCGATGAACACCTTCCTCACCTGCTGCCGCGGCCAGCGCATGGGCATCTTCGCAGGCTCCGGCGTCGGCAAATCGGTGCTGCTCTCGATGCTGGCGCGCAACGTCGATGCCGCGGTCAGCGTCATCGGGCTGATCGGCGAGCGCGGCCGCGAGGTGCAGGAGTTCCTGCAGGACGATCTCGGCGAGGAGGGCCTGGCGCGTTCGGTCGTGATCGTCGCGACTTCCGACGAGCCGGCGCTGATGCGCCGCCAGGCCGCCTATCTGACGCTCGCGGTCGCCGAATATTTTCGCGACGAGAATAAGGACGTGCTCTGCCTGATGGATTCGGTGACGCGCTTTGCGATGGCCCAGCGCGAGATCGGCCTCTCCGCCGGCGAGCCGCCGACGGCCAAGGGCTACACGCCGACCGTGTTCACCGAACTGCCGAAACTCCTGGAGCGGGCCGGGCCGGGCTTAGGGGAGGGCGCCATCACCGCGATCTTCACGGTGCTGGTCGACGGCGACGACCATAACGAGCCGATCGCGGATGCGGTCCGCGGCATCCTGGACGGCCACATCGTGATGCAGCGCTCGATCGCCGAACGCGGCCGCTATCCCGCGATCAATATCCTCAAATCCGTCTCCCGTACCATGCCGAAATCGGCCGATCCGCAATTCTGGCCCGTCATCCAGAAGGCGCGGGCGGTGATGGCGACCTATGCCGACATGGAGGAATTGATCCGTCTCGGCGCCTACCGGGCCGGCTCCAGCCCCGAAGTCGACGAGGCGATCCGCCTGCACGAGCCGCTGGAGGCCTTCCTGCGCCAGCGCAAGGACGAAAATGCATCACTGGCGGACGGCTACCGCCAGTTGGCGCAAATCCTCGGCGATTTGGAAACGGAACGCTAA
- the ctrA gene encoding response regulator transcription factor CtrA yields the protein MRVLLIEDDSAVAQSIELMLKSESFNVYTTDLGEEGVDLGKLYDYDIILLDLNLPDMSGYDVLKQLRVSKIKTPILILSGLAGIEDKVKGLGVGADDYMTKPFHKDELVARIHAIVRRSKGHAQSVIQTGDLVVNLDTKTVEVGGQRVHLTGKEYQMLELLSLRKGTTLTKEMFLNHLYGGMDEPELKIIDVFICKLRKKLANASEGRNFIETVWGRGYVLREPHEHEERIPA from the coding sequence ATGCGCGTTTTGCTGATTGAAGATGACAGCGCCGTCGCGCAGTCGATCGAGCTGATGTTGAAGTCTGAGAGCTTCAACGTCTACACGACCGATTTGGGGGAAGAAGGCGTCGATCTCGGTAAATTATACGATTACGACATTATCCTTCTCGACCTCAACCTGCCCGACATGTCCGGCTACGACGTGCTCAAGCAGCTTCGGGTCTCCAAGATCAAGACACCGATCCTGATCCTCTCCGGCCTCGCCGGCATCGAGGACAAGGTCAAGGGTCTCGGCGTCGGCGCCGACGACTACATGACCAAGCCCTTCCACAAGGACGAGCTGGTTGCCCGCATCCACGCGATCGTGCGCCGCTCCAAGGGTCACGCCCAGTCGGTCATCCAGACCGGCGACCTCGTCGTCAACCTCGACACCAAGACGGTGGAAGTCGGCGGCCAGCGCGTGCATCTGACCGGCAAGGAATATCAGATGCTGGAGCTGCTCTCGCTCCGCAAGGGCACGACCCTCACCAAGGAAATGTTCCTCAACCACCTCTATGGCGGCATGGACGAGCCCGAGCTGAAGATCATCGACGTCTTCATCTGCAAGCTCCGCAAGAAGCTCGCCAATGCCTCCGAAGGCCGCAACTTCATCGAGACCGTGTGGGGCCGCGGCTACGTGCTGCGCGAGCCGCACGAGCACGAAGAGCGCATTCCCGCCTGA
- a CDS encoding DUF350 domain-containing protein, with product MILQSLAGLPAFLVYFCTGLIAVVAYLFVYTRITAHNEFQLIRDNEPAAAIALGLSLLGFVAPLVSAIAHSANVLDCLIWATIALVVQVIVFFLVRVPVPNLSARIAAGELAPAIWLGLSSLAAGLLNAASMIY from the coding sequence ATGATCCTGCAATCACTCGCCGGCCTGCCTGCCTTCCTGGTCTATTTCTGCACCGGGCTGATCGCGGTCGTGGCCTATTTGTTCGTCTATACCCGCATCACCGCGCATAACGAATTCCAGCTCATCCGCGATAACGAGCCGGCCGCGGCGATTGCGCTCGGGCTGAGCCTGCTCGGCTTCGTGGCCCCGCTGGTCAGCGCGATCGCCCATTCGGCCAACGTGCTGGATTGCCTGATCTGGGCGACGATCGCGCTGGTCGTGCAAGTCATCGTGTTCTTCCTGGTGCGCGTGCCGGTGCCGAACCTGTCGGCACGGATCGCCGCCGGCGAGCTTGCGCCGGCAATCTGGCTCGGCCTGTCCTCGCTCGCCGCCGGGCTGCTCAACGCCGCCAGCATGATCTACTGA
- a CDS encoding glutathionylspermidine synthase family protein, whose product MQRITCLERDDWRETAAQCGFVFHTIDGERYWDERAYYGFTLEEIERGIETPTGEIEAMCLELAGRVVSDERHLRRLQIPEAFWSLIAESWKRDDRSLYGRLDLSYDGKGPAKLLEYNADTPTSLFEAAVFQWTWLEQAIERRVIPSRADQFNSIHERLIAAWKEIAGGRPVHLTGIIGNQEDAGTLAYLEDTARQAGLSTRLLDIEQVGWRDEPGCFVDLDDGDIALAFKLYPWEWMFHDAFGAKLKDAPTRWIEPPWKAVLSNKGILPLLWERFPNHPHLLPAFFEDDPRAAELGTSYVRKPLLSREGANVTIVSGGMPLDEQAGPYGAEGFLRQALAPLPNFSGFYPVIGSWLVNHEPCGLSIREDESPITGNRSRFLPHAIL is encoded by the coding sequence ATGCAGCGCATCACCTGCCTCGAGCGCGACGACTGGCGAGAGACCGCGGCGCAATGCGGCTTCGTCTTCCACACCATCGACGGCGAACGCTATTGGGACGAACGCGCCTATTACGGCTTCACGCTCGAGGAGATCGAGCGCGGCATCGAGACACCGACCGGCGAGATCGAGGCGATGTGCCTGGAGCTTGCCGGCCGCGTCGTCAGTGACGAGCGCCACCTGCGCCGCTTGCAGATTCCGGAAGCGTTCTGGAGCCTGATCGCCGAGAGCTGGAAGCGCGACGACCGCAGCCTCTATGGCCGGCTCGATCTCAGTTACGACGGCAAAGGTCCGGCAAAGCTGCTCGAATACAACGCGGATACGCCGACCTCGCTGTTCGAGGCGGCCGTCTTCCAATGGACCTGGCTCGAACAGGCGATCGAACGCCGCGTCATCCCCTCGCGTGCCGATCAGTTCAACTCCATCCACGAGCGATTGATCGCGGCATGGAAGGAGATCGCCGGCGGCCGCCCCGTCCATCTCACCGGCATCATCGGCAATCAGGAGGACGCCGGCACGCTCGCTTATCTCGAAGACACCGCGCGCCAGGCCGGGCTCTCCACCAGGCTGCTCGACATCGAACAGGTCGGCTGGCGCGATGAGCCCGGCTGTTTCGTCGATCTCGACGATGGCGACATCGCGCTCGCCTTCAAGCTCTATCCCTGGGAATGGATGTTCCACGACGCCTTCGGCGCCAAGCTCAAGGACGCGCCGACGCGCTGGATCGAGCCGCCGTGGAAGGCGGTGCTTTCCAACAAAGGCATTTTGCCGCTGCTGTGGGAGAGGTTTCCGAACCATCCCCATCTGCTGCCGGCCTTCTTCGAGGACGATCCGCGCGCCGCCGAGCTCGGCACGTCCTATGTGCGCAAGCCGCTGCTGTCGCGCGAAGGCGCCAACGTCACGATCGTGTCCGGCGGCATGCCGCTCGACGAGCAGGCAGGCCCCTACGGCGCCGAAGGTTTCCTGCGGCAGGCGCTGGCACCGCTGCCGAATTTTTCGGGCTTCTATCCGGTGATCGGAAGCTGGCTGGTGAACCACGAACCGTGCGGATTGTCGATCCGCGAGGACGAGAGCCCGATTACGGGCAACCGCTCGCGGTTTCTGCCGCATGCGATCTTGTGA
- a CDS encoding CheR family methyltransferase yields the protein MTPTDYDYLRKFLKERSGLDLSPDKQYLVESRLLPLARKASLPGIPDLVLKIRNGDGRLATDVVEAMTTNETFFYRDKIPFDHLRDTILPGLIKARAARKSLRIWSAASSTGQEPYSIAMCVKEMGAALAGWRIEIVATDLSQEVLEKSKAGIYSQFEVQRGLPIQHLMKYFAQVGEVWQLNADIRAMVQFRQLNLLQDFSHLGTFDVIFCRNVLIYFDQDTKAVIFERMAKGLEADGTLLLGAAESVVGITDAFRPIADRRGLYQLNPARSGRPMGGLMPPSLKIAAAK from the coding sequence GTGACGCCGACCGACTACGACTATCTGCGCAAGTTCCTGAAAGAGCGCTCCGGCCTCGATCTGTCGCCCGACAAGCAATATCTGGTCGAAAGCCGACTCCTGCCGCTCGCGCGCAAGGCGAGCCTTCCCGGTATTCCCGATCTCGTGCTGAAGATCAGGAACGGCGACGGCCGGCTTGCCACCGACGTGGTCGAAGCGATGACCACCAACGAGACCTTCTTCTACCGCGACAAGATCCCGTTCGATCATTTGCGCGACACCATCCTGCCGGGCCTGATCAAGGCGCGCGCGGCGCGCAAGAGCTTGCGCATCTGGTCGGCGGCGTCCTCGACCGGGCAGGAGCCCTATTCGATCGCGATGTGCGTGAAGGAGATGGGCGCGGCCCTCGCCGGCTGGCGCATCGAGATCGTCGCCACCGACCTGTCGCAGGAGGTGCTGGAGAAGTCGAAGGCCGGCATCTACAGCCAGTTCGAGGTGCAGCGCGGCCTGCCGATCCAGCACCTGATGAAGTATTTCGCGCAGGTCGGCGAAGTCTGGCAGCTCAATGCCGACATTCGCGCGATGGTGCAGTTCCGCCAGCTCAATCTGTTGCAGGACTTCTCCCATCTCGGCACCTTCGACGTGATCTTCTGCCGCAACGTGCTGATCTATTTCGACCAGGATACCAAGGCGGTGATCTTCGAGCGGATGGCGAAGGGCCTGGAGGCCGACGGCACGCTGCTGCTCGGCGCGGCCGAATCCGTGGTCGGCATCACCGATGCGTTCCGACCCATCGCCGATCGCCGCGGTCTTTACCAGCTCAACCCCGCGCGCTCCGGCCGCCCCATGGGCGGCTTGATGCCGCCGTCTTTGAAGATCGCAGCGGCGAAGTGA
- a CDS encoding chemotaxis response regulator protein-glutamate methylesterase, translating to MSVAFAGNSTTTGSREAGPLRVMIVDDSVVIRGLISRWVGAEHDMEVAASLRTGLEAVNQIERINPDVAVLDIEMPELDGISALPQLLAKKRDLIIIMASTLTRRNAEISFKALSLGAADYIPKPESTREASAADIFHHDLIQKIRHLGARLRRKSAVASPPLAPASPAPAPRSPVARPAAPAPAVPAASSGALTMRAFSNQAPKVLLIGSSTGGPQALMSLVTELGPVIDRVPVLITQHMPPTFTTILAEHLARSSRKPAAEAVDGEPVKPGRIYLAPGGKHMRVARSGADTVIALDDGPAVNFCKPAVDPLFTSAIDIWHGSILSVILTGMGSDGMRGGKDIVAAGGSVIAQDEASSVVWGMPGAAANAGICAAILPLNQIGAKVNRLFAGDRS from the coding sequence GTCATTCGCGGTCTGATCTCGCGCTGGGTCGGCGCCGAGCACGACATGGAAGTCGCTGCCTCCCTGCGCACCGGGCTCGAAGCGGTCAACCAGATCGAACGCATCAATCCTGACGTTGCCGTGCTCGACATCGAAATGCCCGAGCTCGACGGCATCTCGGCGCTGCCGCAGCTCCTGGCAAAGAAGCGCGATTTGATCATCATCATGGCCTCGACGCTGACCCGCCGCAACGCGGAGATCAGCTTCAAGGCGCTGTCGCTCGGCGCGGCCGATTATATTCCGAAGCCGGAATCGACGCGCGAGGCGTCGGCTGCGGACATCTTCCATCACGATTTGATCCAGAAGATCCGCCATCTAGGCGCGCGGCTGCGCAGGAAATCCGCGGTTGCAAGTCCGCCGCTGGCGCCTGCGAGCCCGGCTCCGGCCCCACGCAGTCCTGTCGCGCGGCCCGCCGCGCCCGCTCCGGCCGTGCCTGCTGCGTCGTCAGGTGCGCTCACCATGCGCGCGTTCTCCAATCAGGCACCCAAGGTGCTGCTGATCGGCTCCTCGACCGGCGGTCCGCAGGCGCTGATGTCGCTCGTCACCGAGCTCGGCCCGGTCATCGACCGCGTCCCGGTGCTGATCACCCAGCACATGCCGCCGACCTTCACGACCATTCTCGCCGAGCACCTGGCACGTTCGAGCCGCAAGCCCGCGGCCGAAGCCGTCGACGGCGAGCCGGTGAAGCCGGGACGGATTTATCTCGCGCCCGGCGGCAAGCACATGCGCGTCGCACGCAGCGGCGCGGACACCGTGATCGCGCTCGACGACGGCCCCGCCGTCAACTTCTGCAAGCCCGCAGTCGATCCGCTCTTCACCTCCGCGATCGACATCTGGCACGGCAGCATCCTCTCCGTGATCCTGACTGGCATGGGCTCGGACGGCATGCGCGGTGGCAAGGACATCGTTGCCGCCGGCGGCAGCGTCATCGCGCAGGACGAAGCCTCCAGCGTGGTCTGGGGCATGCCGGGCGCGGCGGCCAATGCCGGTATCTGCGCGGCGATCCTGCCGCTCAACCAGATCGGCGCCAAGGTCAACCGCCTATTCGCGGGAGACCGTTCGTGA